From Cyclobacteriaceae bacterium, a single genomic window includes:
- a CDS encoding tetratricopeptide repeat protein, with amino-acid sequence MAKVVKFPIQPPEKFGFRPVRKKRPITPEKPGQLNLFVGGKIVKLNQLSTFEEALLLDENGDERAREIYLKAIVEFDSVPDAFCNLGIIESRARNYSKAVDCFTLSLKEDPRHFESHYNLANLYAELGNLPLAKLHYQISISIEPEFPNSYFNLGLTQAMNREIEEAVQSLIAYKQLAPQDSAQVEELIDNLLRATR; translated from the coding sequence ATGGCAAAAGTGGTCAAGTTTCCTATTCAGCCACCGGAGAAGTTCGGGTTCAGACCTGTTCGGAAAAAGCGTCCCATCACACCTGAAAAACCAGGGCAGCTTAACCTGTTTGTAGGAGGTAAGATCGTCAAGCTAAACCAGCTTAGCACCTTTGAAGAGGCCCTTTTGCTGGATGAAAATGGTGACGAACGCGCCAGGGAAATCTATCTTAAAGCCATTGTTGAATTTGACAGCGTGCCTGATGCGTTTTGTAATCTTGGCATCATTGAATCCAGGGCTAGGAATTACAGCAAAGCTGTTGATTGCTTTACTCTCAGCCTTAAAGAGGATCCCCGTCATTTTGAATCGCATTACAACCTTGCTAATCTCTACGCTGAGCTTGGAAACCTTCCCCTGGCGAAACTCCACTACCAGATTTCGATCAGCATCGAGCCAGAGTTTCCCAATAGTTATTTCAATCTTGGATTGACGCAAGCCATGAATCGCGAGATTGAAGAAGCAGTTCAATCATTGATTGCTTACAAGCAACTGGCGCCGCAGGATTCCGCACAGGTAGAAGAGCTCATCGATAACCTTCTGAGAGCCACCCGTTAA
- a CDS encoding acyl-CoA thioesterase, producing MLEIPKDRGVFRLAIQVQPEDIDDQNHVNNVVYLRWVQEVAYAHWKTLGSDELISKYRWVVLRHEIDYHSPALLSDTIEAFTWIDAPEGPRQKRNVSIRRIHDQKILASATTTWCLLDAVTGRPKRVTEEITSVFGLKE from the coding sequence ATGTTAGAAATCCCAAAAGACCGCGGAGTATTCCGGCTTGCTATTCAGGTACAGCCTGAAGATATCGATGACCAGAATCATGTTAACAATGTAGTGTACCTGCGATGGGTTCAGGAAGTGGCTTATGCGCACTGGAAAACTCTGGGAAGTGATGAGCTGATCAGCAAATACCGCTGGGTGGTTCTCAGGCATGAAATAGATTATCATTCCCCCGCACTACTGAGTGATACCATTGAAGCATTTACATGGATTGATGCTCCTGAGGGTCCAAGACAAAAAAGAAATGTTTCGATCCGTCGGATTCATGATCAAAAGATCCTGGCATCTGCCACGACCACATGGTGTCTTTTGGATGCTGTCACCGGACGGCCCAAAAGAGTAACGGAAGAGATAACTTCTGTCTTTGGATTAAAAGAATGA
- a CDS encoding phosphoribosylpyrophosphate synthetase translates to MKAYATSSEAMKALKSKGYTADFNLHPEWLECPALDLKLKPEEFHVDEIHRFEGMNDPDDSEVLFAISSTTGAKGLLIDAYGAYSDSLSPEMIRKLRIDTATKH, encoded by the coding sequence ATGAAAGCATACGCAACGTCATCGGAGGCAATGAAGGCTCTTAAAAGCAAGGGTTATACTGCCGACTTCAACCTCCATCCGGAATGGCTGGAGTGTCCCGCACTTGACCTGAAACTGAAGCCAGAGGAATTTCATGTGGATGAGATCCACCGGTTTGAGGGAATGAATGACCCCGACGACAGCGAGGTGTTATTTGCCATTAGTTCCACCACGGGAGCGAAAGGATTATTGATAGATGCCTATGGAGCGTATTCCGATTCCCTGAGTCCTGAGATGATCCGGAAGCTTAGAATTGACACAGCAACAAAACATTAA
- a CDS encoding SDR family NAD(P)-dependent oxidoreductase: protein MTYALTQQHPSKRAFITGAASGLGKAFCIELAQDGWTLGIADMNIDQLNIAAKEFESLGAKTICFHLDVSNREQYQKVAVDFLEKVGGIDLLFNNAGVGDGGMFEEYSLDNWEWMTRVNQFSVIYGCHFFIPTFKKQKSGHILNTASLAAISCAPTMGAYNVTKAAVVAISETLYCELMDHNVKVSCLQPAYFKTNIAQGGRGGEIVKKTTQFFIDHSRLEAKEVAQEILHRAGKGELYIILPKAAEKQWKMKRLAPTWYRKMVKVKFLEAARRAFR, encoded by the coding sequence ATGACTTACGCTCTCACGCAACAACATCCCTCCAAACGAGCCTTCATCACGGGCGCAGCTTCGGGTTTGGGAAAAGCATTTTGTATTGAACTCGCACAGGACGGCTGGACGTTGGGGATTGCAGATATGAACATCGATCAGCTCAATATTGCTGCTAAAGAATTTGAATCACTTGGAGCAAAAACCATTTGCTTTCATCTGGATGTCTCCAACCGTGAGCAGTATCAGAAAGTCGCAGTTGATTTTCTGGAGAAAGTCGGGGGAATCGATCTGCTCTTCAATAATGCCGGCGTCGGCGATGGAGGAATGTTTGAAGAGTACTCACTGGACAACTGGGAATGGATGACGCGTGTCAATCAATTCAGCGTGATCTATGGCTGTCACTTCTTTATTCCAACATTCAAAAAACAAAAGTCAGGACATATCTTAAACACAGCAAGTCTTGCCGCCATCAGTTGCGCCCCTACCATGGGAGCATACAATGTGACCAAGGCAGCTGTTGTAGCGATCAGTGAAACACTCTATTGCGAATTGATGGATCATAACGTTAAGGTATCCTGCCTGCAACCTGCTTACTTCAAAACAAATATTGCGCAAGGCGGCCGTGGCGGAGAGATCGTTAAGAAGACTACTCAGTTCTTCATTGATCACTCACGACTGGAGGCGAAAGAAGTAGCACAGGAGATCCTTCATCGTGCGGGAAAGGGCGAACTGTATATCATTCTTCCAAAAGCAGCAGAAAAGCAATGGAAGATGAAGCGTCTTGCTCCTACGTGGTATCGAAAAATGGTAAAGGTTAAATTCCTTGAAGCTGCGAGAAGAGCTTTCCGATAA
- a CDS encoding glucose 1-dehydrogenase produces MAGELSTQFIRLHHQRSIKQRMEFNLKNKVALITGASKGIGEAIAIVLAQHGAHVVINSRKQEELDSVVAKIKSDGGECIGIAANTGEATGIKKLIDATVEKYGGIDILINNAASNPVFGPVIQTEEWAYDKIMGVNVKAPFELSKLAYPIMKQRGGGSVINISSIAGDTPDHGLGIYSVSKAALNMLTKVTAKEWGPDNIRVNSICPGLIKTKFSQALWQDENLLKKIMKMVPMGRMGTVEEIAALALFLSSDASGYCTGTLFFADGGTTI; encoded by the coding sequence ATGGCGGGTGAGTTGTCAACCCAGTTTATCCGACTGCATCATCAACGATCAATCAAACAACGAATGGAATTCAATCTTAAAAACAAAGTAGCACTTATCACAGGAGCGAGTAAAGGCATTGGTGAAGCCATTGCCATCGTGCTGGCCCAACACGGTGCCCACGTAGTCATCAATTCCAGAAAACAGGAAGAACTTGATAGTGTCGTAGCAAAAATAAAATCTGACGGTGGTGAATGCATCGGCATTGCTGCCAATACAGGTGAAGCAACAGGAATAAAGAAACTCATTGACGCGACTGTCGAAAAGTACGGAGGCATTGATATCCTGATCAACAACGCTGCATCGAACCCGGTATTTGGTCCTGTTATCCAAACAGAAGAATGGGCTTATGATAAGATCATGGGCGTGAATGTGAAAGCTCCCTTTGAACTATCCAAGCTTGCCTACCCGATCATGAAGCAAAGAGGCGGCGGCTCTGTTATTAACATCAGTTCTATTGCAGGAGATACTCCTGATCATGGCCTGGGTATTTATTCCGTATCCAAAGCCGCGTTGAATATGCTGACAAAAGTTACCGCTAAAGAGTGGGGACCTGATAATATCCGTGTAAACTCAATTTGTCCCGGATTGATCAAAACAAAATTCTCCCAGGCACTCTGGCAGGATGAGAACTTATTGAAGAAAATTATGAAGATGGTACCGATGGGTCGGATGGGAACGGTAGAAGAGATCGCTGCACTTGCGCTCTTCCTTTCGTCTGATGCATCGGGATATTGCACCGGTACTTTATTCTTTGCCGACGGCGGTACCACTATCTGA
- a CDS encoding Ku protein, producing the protein MRAIWKGHIRFSLVTIPIRVYNAIDSGQTVSFNLLSKEGHNQVSYEKKDKVTGQTLRTEDIVKGYQYEPGQFVIVNDEDFSKVKLKSTRLIDIEGFVNTTEVHPTLFDSPYFIGPDGEIAAKTYSLLAKTLKESGKVGVGRVVLRDRETVVLLAPEKTGILMYKLRFPNEVRNISEVPQILEETKVDKEQIKMAKMLVDSMTKQFVDIEMKDHYQDALHSMIKAKIEGKEIVTIQEEETPVVDIMTALKASIEKAKKPMEKAKGAATAKEKKSTKETKTLKRKAS; encoded by the coding sequence ATGAGAGCCATTTGGAAAGGACATATCCGATTCTCCCTCGTCACCATTCCGATCAGAGTCTATAACGCAATTGACTCCGGTCAGACAGTAAGCTTTAACCTGCTTTCGAAAGAAGGACACAATCAGGTCAGCTATGAAAAGAAGGACAAAGTGACGGGCCAGACACTTCGTACAGAAGATATTGTCAAAGGATATCAGTATGAACCAGGACAGTTTGTAATTGTCAATGATGAAGATTTTTCAAAGGTAAAGCTCAAGAGCACACGCCTGATTGATATAGAAGGATTTGTGAATACTACGGAAGTTCATCCGACGCTGTTTGATTCACCTTATTTTATTGGTCCTGATGGAGAGATTGCCGCCAAGACCTACTCACTGCTTGCCAAGACATTAAAAGAATCAGGCAAAGTGGGAGTGGGCCGCGTGGTATTAAGAGATCGTGAAACAGTTGTTCTGTTGGCTCCTGAAAAGACAGGGATTCTGATGTATAAGCTTCGTTTTCCGAATGAAGTAAGGAATATTTCTGAAGTGCCCCAGATCCTGGAAGAAACAAAAGTTGACAAGGAGCAGATCAAGATGGCAAAGATGCTGGTAGACTCAATGACCAAACAGTTTGTCGACATTGAAATGAAAGATCATTATCAGGATGCGCTGCACAGTATGATCAAAGCCAAGATCGAAGGCAAAGAGATTGTCACCATACAGGAAGAAGAAACTCCTGTGGTGGATATCATGACCGCCCTGAAAGCAAGTATCGAGAAGGCGAAGAAGCCGATGGAGAAAGCCAAGGGAGCAGCAACGGCTAAGGAGAAAAAATCAACCAAGGAAACCAAGACGTTAAAGAGAAAGGCGAGTTAA
- a CDS encoding acyl-CoA dehydrogenase — protein sequence MEKIFATTRLQELLPKVQAFVKDELLPLEANHHSRSFEGTFRLLDAKREQVKSLGLWGLHLPKDEGGWGLTLCEFAQISEALALTPFYGHYSFNCQAPDIGNMELLSKFGSAEQKDKFLHPLLQGKTRSCFAMTEPEFAGSNPTRLATMAVRKGDSYVINGHKWFTSSAEGSAFAIVMAVTNPDGLPHQRASMILVPTNTKGFNHIRKIPVFGESGGLWASHSEVRFDNCEVPASYLIGEEGSGFRLAQERLGPGRIHHCMRWIGIAEKALDLMCKRAASREIEEGTVLGEKQFIQGFIAESRVEIDASRLLVLRTAASIDDEGAAAARNQISGIKFYTANMVLRVLDRAIQVHGAMGLSDGTMLATLYQHERGARIWDGADEVHKQSLALSILKEYGLDVKKKKKAS from the coding sequence ATGGAAAAAATATTCGCCACCACACGGCTTCAAGAGCTCTTGCCTAAAGTTCAGGCTTTTGTCAAAGATGAGCTTCTTCCTTTGGAAGCCAATCATCATAGCCGAAGCTTCGAAGGCACCTTCAGATTGCTTGACGCAAAACGCGAGCAGGTGAAGTCACTCGGACTTTGGGGATTACACCTTCCTAAAGATGAAGGTGGATGGGGATTGACCTTATGTGAGTTTGCACAGATCAGTGAAGCGCTGGCCCTCACTCCTTTTTATGGACACTATTCATTCAATTGCCAGGCTCCGGATATCGGCAACATGGAATTGCTGAGCAAGTTTGGAAGTGCAGAGCAGAAGGACAAATTTCTTCATCCACTGTTGCAGGGAAAGACAAGGAGTTGTTTCGCGATGACGGAGCCTGAGTTCGCTGGCTCAAATCCTACCCGATTGGCAACCATGGCCGTCCGCAAAGGTGATTCTTATGTTATCAATGGGCATAAATGGTTTACGTCCAGTGCAGAAGGTTCTGCTTTCGCGATTGTGATGGCGGTAACGAATCCGGATGGATTGCCACATCAGCGGGCCAGTATGATTCTCGTACCCACAAACACAAAAGGGTTTAATCACATCAGAAAAATTCCTGTTTTCGGTGAGTCAGGTGGCTTATGGGCCAGTCATTCCGAAGTACGATTTGATAATTGTGAAGTCCCTGCCTCCTATTTGATCGGTGAAGAAGGATCAGGATTCAGGTTGGCCCAGGAACGATTGGGACCAGGTCGCATACATCATTGCATGCGATGGATCGGAATTGCTGAGAAAGCATTGGACCTTATGTGCAAGCGCGCTGCATCACGTGAGATCGAAGAGGGTACTGTGTTAGGTGAGAAACAATTTATTCAGGGATTCATTGCTGAAAGCAGAGTAGAGATTGACGCTTCAAGACTTCTCGTGCTGAGAACGGCGGCAAGCATTGATGATGAAGGAGCTGCAGCTGCACGCAACCAGATATCCGGTATTAAATTTTATACTGCCAACATGGTGCTGAGAGTTTTGGATCGCGCGATACAGGTCCATGGAGCGATGGGATTATCGGATGGAACGATGCTGGCAACATTGTATCAGCATGAACGGGGAGCACGCATCTGGGACGGCGCCGATGAAGTTCATAAGCAAAGTCTTGCGTTGAGCATTCTCAAAGAATACGGGCTCGATGTAAAAAAGAAAAAGAAAGCATCATGA
- a CDS encoding DUF3667 domain-containing protein: MNPSLQKHICKNCGNEFVGFYCNQCGEKVILPEDRSFRTFLNSILLAVTLADSRFIKTIWLMIKRPGELSKEFAEGRRIKYLRPLSVFFVLNLVYFLFPVIQLFNASLRTQINSFHGSLAVQTVATKMTKLGYHDVASFGIVYDQKTAGLAKMLVIVFAVIVSLPLNLIYRSGNRYFTDHVGLSVELVCFNLLINALFLTLIVNVFGLGKQLDETVLTAIFITTNFYFLIRSGRIFYNEKIISLIIKSVVMIAILKISLEIYRAILFYVTINVM, from the coding sequence ATGAATCCATCTCTCCAGAAACATATTTGCAAGAACTGCGGCAATGAATTTGTCGGGTTTTATTGCAATCAATGTGGAGAAAAAGTAATTCTCCCTGAGGACCGCTCCTTCCGTACGTTTCTCAACAGCATTCTTCTTGCGGTAACGCTCGCGGACAGCAGGTTTATCAAAACGATCTGGCTGATGATCAAGCGTCCCGGTGAGCTGAGCAAAGAGTTTGCGGAAGGAAGAAGGATCAAATACCTCCGGCCACTCTCTGTCTTCTTTGTATTGAACCTTGTCTACTTCCTGTTCCCTGTCATCCAGCTATTCAATGCGTCGTTACGAACACAGATCAATTCTTTTCATGGATCACTGGCTGTTCAGACGGTGGCGACCAAAATGACAAAGCTGGGATATCATGATGTGGCATCTTTTGGGATCGTTTATGACCAGAAGACGGCTGGTCTCGCCAAGATGCTGGTCATTGTTTTTGCTGTGATCGTCTCGCTTCCGCTGAATCTTATTTACAGGTCAGGAAACCGATATTTTACTGACCATGTAGGCTTATCCGTTGAGCTTGTATGCTTCAATCTTCTTATCAACGCCCTGTTCCTTACCCTGATCGTAAATGTATTTGGTCTCGGAAAGCAATTGGATGAGACGGTTCTGACGGCCATCTTCATTACTACCAACTTTTATTTCCTGATACGGTCAGGAAGGATCTTCTATAATGAGAAGATCATTTCCCTGATCATTAAATCGGTCGTCATGATAGCAATTCTTAAGATATCGCTCGAAATCTATCGTGCAATTCTGTTCTACGTTACAATTAATGTAATGTAA
- a CDS encoding M24 family metallopeptidase, producing the protein MSINRRNFLKTSAVTAGGATILSGIACDSKAEAPKETSPLDGLTSMTKDIVPISIDERKKRIEKAQSLMTAMKMDAVYLDGGTSMEYFTGLKWGNSERMMAAIIPRKGEVKYVGPAFEEERIRELIKIGTDVRVWQEHESPYKLVAQLFSDLGIKTGKIGMEERVRFFLFDGIRKEASHLEYDIANSITATCRMIKSPAEIALMQKANDVTIAAYKVAVSMLREGMSQGEFSGIVSEAHSKLGAPGGASASFGAPSAFPHGSSTPQKLAKGDIVLMDGGCKVGGYSSDISRTVVFGEPTKRQREIWDLEKKSQAAGFAAAKLGDPCENVDIASRKVITDAGFGPGYKVPGLPHRTGHGIGMDGHEWGNMVLENKTPLQVGMCFSIEPTISIYGEFGVRLEDCVYMTENGPKWFSEPSPAIDKPFAS; encoded by the coding sequence ATGTCCATCAACCGTAGGAATTTCCTCAAAACTTCTGCCGTAACCGCTGGCGGAGCCACCATACTCTCAGGCATCGCGTGCGATTCCAAAGCCGAAGCTCCCAAAGAAACTTCTCCCCTCGATGGACTTACTTCCATGACCAAAGACATCGTTCCTATCTCCATAGACGAACGCAAAAAGAGAATTGAAAAAGCTCAAAGCCTCATGACCGCCATGAAGATGGATGCCGTCTACCTCGACGGTGGCACCAGCATGGAATACTTCACCGGCCTGAAATGGGGTAACAGCGAACGCATGATGGCCGCCATCATTCCCCGCAAAGGCGAAGTAAAGTATGTCGGCCCCGCTTTTGAAGAAGAACGCATCCGTGAACTGATAAAAATAGGAACCGATGTCAGAGTCTGGCAGGAACACGAAAGTCCGTATAAGCTGGTCGCTCAATTGTTCTCAGACCTCGGCATCAAGACCGGCAAAATAGGAATGGAAGAACGGGTTAGGTTCTTTTTGTTCGACGGAATACGTAAAGAAGCTTCTCATCTCGAATATGATATCGCGAACTCCATTACAGCAACGTGTCGCATGATAAAGAGTCCGGCGGAGATTGCTTTAATGCAGAAAGCCAATGATGTCACCATCGCTGCTTATAAAGTTGCCGTCTCCATGCTTCGTGAAGGAATGTCTCAGGGAGAATTTTCAGGTATTGTATCGGAAGCTCATAGCAAGCTTGGTGCTCCTGGTGGTGCCTCTGCATCGTTTGGCGCTCCGTCTGCTTTTCCTCATGGAAGCAGCACTCCTCAGAAATTAGCCAAAGGTGATATCGTTCTAATGGATGGCGGATGCAAAGTGGGTGGCTATTCTTCCGATATCAGTCGCACGGTTGTCTTTGGTGAACCTACCAAACGTCAACGCGAGATCTGGGATCTGGAAAAGAAATCACAAGCTGCCGGATTCGCAGCTGCAAAACTCGGCGACCCTTGTGAGAACGTTGACATCGCATCACGAAAAGTAATTACCGACGCTGGATTCGGTCCAGGTTATAAAGTGCCGGGACTTCCCCATCGCACCGGTCATGGCATCGGAATGGATGGTCATGAGTGGGGCAACATGGTACTCGAAAACAAAACTCCGCTACAGGTGGGAATGTGTTTCAGCATCGAACCCACTATCTCTATCTACGGTGAGTTTGGTGTACGCCTGGAAGATTGTGTTTATATGACGGAGAACGGTCCAAAGTGGTTCAGTGAACCAAGCCCCGCAATTGATAAACCGTTTGCATCGTAA
- a CDS encoding aminopeptidase, with protein sequence MKQINFIGFLILISLAFSCKEKPNEETVSLRASTLDLSAISNRLMQQINITPGEKVFMVGMPGEFDSVIVLLSDRINAAGGVYMGTINVDTTAWPESWNNDFVKSTKGKSKEELIEILSGMDLGIMLPGPVPADAPYGAWQEIMKKQRGRAVHFHWAGAFDITGKGVAIDSAISKIYENAVLNSNYNAIAAQQAEFESAIRRDGVVVTNPAGTNISFRIGDRPVTKQDGDASKLRSDKGRNLIDREVEIPAGAIRVSPLEETVEGVIVFPNGMWGDQKVEGLTVTFKKGKITDIKATEGLETVKTALAPGREGYLFRELVVGFNPLLAMSDTNPNILYYGYGAGIVRLSFGNSEEIGGLVRGDFVKINFFTDAMVIVGGDIWVKDGKLIK encoded by the coding sequence ATGAAGCAAATTAACTTTATTGGTTTTCTCATATTAATTTCTCTCGCATTCTCTTGTAAGGAGAAACCGAATGAAGAAACAGTTTCCTTGAGAGCATCAACATTGGATCTCTCTGCCATCAGCAATCGCCTGATGCAGCAGATCAACATTACCCCTGGAGAAAAAGTATTCATGGTGGGTATGCCAGGTGAATTTGATTCGGTGATTGTTCTGTTGAGCGATCGCATCAACGCAGCCGGCGGTGTGTACATGGGTACCATCAATGTGGATACCACGGCGTGGCCCGAATCATGGAACAATGACTTTGTAAAATCAACAAAAGGAAAAAGTAAAGAGGAACTGATAGAAATACTTTCAGGTATGGATCTTGGAATCATGTTGCCAGGGCCTGTTCCTGCTGATGCTCCGTATGGTGCGTGGCAGGAAATCATGAAGAAGCAAAGAGGACGCGCTGTTCATTTCCATTGGGCAGGGGCTTTTGATATAACCGGAAAAGGTGTCGCGATCGATAGTGCTATCAGTAAGATCTATGAGAACGCTGTTCTCAACTCCAATTACAATGCCATCGCAGCACAGCAGGCAGAGTTTGAAAGCGCTATCAGAAGAGATGGTGTCGTCGTCACCAATCCAGCCGGAACCAACATATCATTCAGGATCGGTGATCGTCCTGTTACTAAGCAGGATGGCGATGCGTCGAAATTAAGATCCGATAAAGGAAGAAACCTCATTGACCGTGAAGTAGAAATTCCTGCAGGAGCGATTCGTGTTTCTCCATTGGAGGAAACAGTAGAAGGAGTGATTGTATTTCCAAATGGCATGTGGGGAGATCAGAAAGTGGAAGGTCTGACGGTAACGTTTAAGAAAGGAAAGATCACCGACATAAAAGCAACCGAGGGACTTGAAACTGTGAAGACCGCACTCGCTCCGGGAAGAGAAGGATATCTGTTCCGTGAGCTCGTCGTTGGGTTCAATCCTTTATTGGCAATGAGCGATACTAATCCGAACATCTTATACTATGGCTATGGTGCAGGGATCGTAAGACTATCATTCGGCAATAGTGAAGAGATCGGCGGACTGGTGAGAGGAGATTTTGTCAAGATCAACTTCTTTACAGATGCGATGGTGATTGTAGGAGGTGATATCTGGGTGAAAGACGGAAAGCTTATAAAATGA
- a CDS encoding phosphotransferase family protein, whose product MISSDQPVSVRQGEEIDLKSLNKHLKENSSIGFVTEQKQFPGGYSNLTYLLTTGQGEYVLRRPPAGAAIKSAHDMGREFNVLSLLKNSYSRIPAPIIYCQDEKIIGSTFYIMERIKGVILRPSSVKEIRVTSSEMRKISESLVDNLAALHSLDIAKTNLSQLGKPEGYVQRQVEGWTKRYIAAQTDPITQMDEISAWLSANLPAEVKPTLLHNDYKYDNLVLNSNDLSEIIGVLDWEMATVGDPGMDLGASLAYWAEEGDGDLAKVFNISWLPGNLTRKEVVERYTEKSGRMIINPVFYYVFGLYKNAVIAQQIYARWKQGHSKDGRFGTLIHVIKDLARRGANAINTNSLMS is encoded by the coding sequence ATGATCAGTTCAGATCAGCCGGTTTCCGTAAGGCAGGGAGAAGAGATCGACCTCAAGTCGTTGAACAAGCATCTGAAAGAGAATTCATCCATAGGATTCGTTACTGAGCAGAAACAATTTCCGGGAGGCTATTCAAATCTTACTTATCTGCTCACTACCGGGCAAGGTGAATATGTTCTTCGGAGACCTCCGGCAGGTGCGGCAATTAAATCTGCACATGACATGGGAAGGGAATTCAATGTTCTTTCTCTGCTAAAAAATTCTTATTCCAGGATCCCTGCTCCGATCATCTATTGTCAGGATGAAAAGATCATTGGTTCAACTTTTTATATCATGGAAAGGATCAAAGGTGTGATCCTGCGTCCTTCATCAGTAAAAGAAATCCGCGTGACCTCTTCTGAGATGAGGAAGATATCGGAATCACTGGTGGATAATTTGGCAGCACTTCATTCATTGGATATTGCTAAAACAAATCTTTCGCAATTGGGTAAGCCGGAAGGATATGTGCAGCGTCAGGTGGAAGGCTGGACAAAACGTTACATCGCTGCCCAGACAGATCCGATCACACAAATGGATGAGATCAGTGCCTGGCTTTCTGCCAATCTCCCGGCGGAGGTTAAGCCGACCTTACTGCACAACGATTATAAGTATGACAACCTGGTTTTGAATAGTAATGATCTTTCTGAGATCATTGGTGTGCTTGACTGGGAGATGGCAACGGTGGGCGATCCCGGAATGGATCTTGGTGCATCCCTCGCCTACTGGGCTGAAGAAGGTGATGGAGATCTTGCAAAGGTCTTTAACATATCATGGCTTCCCGGAAATCTTACACGCAAGGAAGTCGTAGAACGCTACACTGAAAAAAGCGGACGAATGATTATAAATCCGGTATTCTATTATGTTTTCGGATTATATAAAAACGCTGTTATTGCACAACAGATCTATGCACGCTGGAAGCAGGGTCATTCTAAGGATGGCCGCTTTGGAACGCTGATCCATGTCATCAAAGATCTTGCACGACGAGGTGCCAATGCTATCAACACAAATTCATTAATGAGTTAA
- a CDS encoding serine hydrolase, with protein sequence MNHLMRLSVIVLLLLSSVAVAQKQKAKSAAEIYFPGVDKEWKKKSPAEVGMNADKLKEAISYSISRESKNPRDLQQSHYQTFGKEPFGDGIGPFKDRGDVSGVILKNGYIIAEWGDPFRVDMTHSVTKSFLSAVIGLAVDKGLIGSVHDTVYKYIPPILPYKPISTGNKSDQYGQSQLLTPFETPHNRKITWDHLLRQVSDFEGTLWGKPEWADRPSAKADEWTTRARNEPGKVYEYNDVRVNALALAGLSVWRKPLPQVLKENIMDAINASNTWRWYGYENSYVVLDGQIMQSVSGGGHWGGGMIISARDMARFGYLTLRKGKWNGKQLLSDNWVKMSLTPTPAQPTYGFMNWFLNTDKKLIPSAPASSFYHLGNGTNMVYVDYENDIVVVARWIESDAMSPFIEKVLMAIEK encoded by the coding sequence ATGAATCACCTCATGAGACTTTCAGTCATCGTACTTTTATTATTGAGCAGTGTTGCTGTTGCACAGAAGCAGAAAGCGAAGTCTGCAGCAGAGATTTATTTTCCGGGAGTAGATAAAGAATGGAAGAAGAAGTCTCCGGCAGAAGTTGGGATGAATGCCGACAAGTTAAAAGAAGCGATATCCTATTCTATCAGTCGTGAGTCGAAAAATCCCCGTGATCTTCAGCAGTCGCACTACCAGACTTTTGGTAAGGAACCTTTTGGAGATGGGATTGGTCCCTTCAAAGACAGGGGAGATGTATCGGGTGTAATTCTCAAAAATGGCTACATCATTGCGGAGTGGGGCGACCCATTCAGAGTGGATATGACCCACAGCGTGACCAAGAGCTTTCTTTCTGCTGTGATCGGTCTTGCGGTTGACAAGGGATTGATCGGAAGTGTGCATGATACGGTCTATAAATATATTCCGCCCATTCTGCCATATAAGCCAATCTCCACTGGCAATAAATCTGATCAATATGGTCAAAGTCAGTTACTTACACCATTTGAAACACCTCATAACAGGAAGATCACATGGGACCATTTGCTACGCCAGGTAAGTGACTTTGAAGGTACGCTATGGGGCAAGCCGGAATGGGCTGACCGGCCCAGTGCGAAGGCGGATGAATGGACCACCCGTGCCCGGAATGAACCCGGAAAAGTCTATGAGTATAATGACGTTCGCGTTAACGCATTGGCACTGGCGGGATTGTCTGTCTGGCGAAAGCCATTGCCCCAGGTTTTGAAAGAGAACATTATGGATGCGATCAATGCATCGAACACGTGGAGATGGTATGGATATGAGAATTCATATGTCGTGCTGGATGGACAGATCATGCAATCCGTAAGCGGCGGCGGACATTGGGGTGGTGGCATGATCATCAGTGCCCGAGACATGGCACGATTTGGCTATCTCACATTAAGAAAAGGGAAGTGGAACGGGAAGCAATTGTTGTCTGACAACTGGGTGAAGATGTCATTGACACCAACTCCGGCACAGCCGACGTATGGCTTTATGAACTGGTTCTTAAATACGGACAAAAAACTCATTCCTTCAGCGCCTGCAAGTTCGTTCTATCATCTTGGCAATGGAACCAACATGGTGTACGTCGATTACGAAAATGATATCGTCGTCGTAGCGCGATGGATTGAGAGCGACGCGATGTCACCCTTCATTGAGAAAGTCTTAATGGCGATAGAAAAATAG